A single region of the Gracilibacillus caseinilyticus genome encodes:
- a CDS encoding metal ABC transporter solute-binding protein, Zn/Mn family translates to MRIYGSITILLSLIALLFLAACATDQTLEDNNEAIESTNASEESTDELQLFTTLYPLAYFAEQIGGEHVNVESILPLGADAHTYEPTSKTMVDIAAADAFIYSGPNMETYGESIEEAIQGEDVKVLKAANNITLLEHSHDHSEEAHEHGEEDHTHSEETDGEEGHEHSHSHGDKDPHVWLDPIRSIDLAENIKNMLVELKPSAEDEFEANFSDLQTRLKDLDENFHEQLENAARSEILVTHAAYGYWEEAYGIEQIAISGLSPSNEPSQKKLEEVIEIVGDHDIHYLLFEQNVEPKIANIIQKETNVDSLNIHNLSVITEEDVVNNEDYFTLMQRNLDTLLTALAE, encoded by the coding sequence ATGAGAATTTATGGAAGTATAACCATCTTATTGAGTCTGATTGCACTGTTGTTTTTAGCGGCGTGTGCCACAGATCAAACATTAGAAGATAATAATGAAGCTATTGAAAGTACGAATGCCAGCGAAGAAAGTACAGATGAATTACAACTATTCACAACGCTCTACCCGTTAGCATATTTTGCAGAGCAAATTGGTGGAGAGCATGTAAATGTAGAATCCATTTTGCCATTAGGAGCAGATGCTCATACATATGAGCCAACTTCTAAAACAATGGTAGATATTGCTGCTGCAGATGCGTTTATCTATAGTGGTCCTAATATGGAAACATATGGTGAAAGCATTGAGGAAGCAATTCAAGGTGAAGATGTAAAGGTCTTGAAAGCTGCAAATAATATTACATTATTAGAACATTCCCATGATCATAGTGAAGAAGCGCATGAACACGGGGAAGAAGACCATACGCACAGTGAAGAGACAGATGGAGAAGAAGGCCATGAGCACAGTCACAGCCATGGAGATAAAGATCCGCATGTTTGGTTAGATCCTATACGCTCTATTGACCTGGCAGAGAACATTAAAAATATGTTAGTTGAATTAAAACCGAGTGCGGAAGATGAATTTGAAGCTAATTTTAGTGATTTACAGACAAGACTTAAGGATTTAGATGAGAATTTTCATGAGCAATTAGAAAACGCTGCAAGGAGTGAAATTTTAGTAACACATGCAGCGTATGGGTATTGGGAAGAGGCTTATGGAATTGAACAGATTGCCATTTCTGGGTTATCTCCATCTAATGAACCTTCACAGAAAAAGTTGGAAGAAGTAATTGAAATAGTAGGCGATCATGATATTCACTATCTGCTATTTGAACAAAATGTAGAACCCAAAATTGCTAACATCATTCAAAAGGAAACTAATGTCGATTCGTTAAATATCCATAATCTATCAGTGATAACAGAGGAAGATGTGGTGAATAATGAGGATTACTTTACCCTTATGCAAAGGAATCTGGATACTCTACTCACAGCATTAGCAGAGTGA
- a CDS encoding SDR family oxidoreductase — MIQVKVLIVGANGQIGKHLVARIQNEEKLEARAMIRDEKQAGNFEKLGAEVAVVDLEDNIETIAKAAEGTDAVVFTAGSGPHTGKDKTIMIDLDGAVKTIEAAKKANVQRFIMISSFDTSREAIQAAPEGFAPYVVAKHYADEWLLSTELDYTIIHPGKLTNDPGTNQVTLSEKVERNEVPREDIAATIVASLNTPSTIGKRFQVVKGNTDIADAVKSI, encoded by the coding sequence ATGATTCAGGTGAAAGTACTAATAGTCGGGGCAAACGGACAAATTGGGAAACATCTCGTTGCACGTATTCAAAACGAAGAGAAGCTCGAAGCGCGCGCGATGATCCGCGATGAAAAACAAGCAGGAAACTTTGAAAAATTAGGTGCTGAAGTGGCAGTCGTTGATCTGGAAGATAATATTGAAACAATCGCCAAAGCTGCAGAAGGAACAGATGCTGTTGTATTCACTGCTGGTTCCGGTCCTCATACAGGCAAAGACAAAACGATAATGATTGACTTAGATGGTGCGGTCAAAACGATCGAGGCAGCGAAAAAAGCAAACGTTCAACGCTTCATCATGATTAGCTCCTTCGACACAAGCCGTGAAGCGATTCAAGCTGCACCAGAAGGTTTTGCACCATATGTAGTGGCCAAACACTATGCAGATGAATGGCTGCTGTCGACCGAGCTTGACTATACCATCATCCATCCAGGTAAACTAACGAATGATCCTGGAACAAATCAAGTAACACTTTCTGAGAAGGTAGAACGGAATGAAGTACCCAGAGAAGATATCGCAGCTACGATTGTTGCATCCTTAAACACCCCATCAACTATTGGAAAAAGGTTTCAGGTTGTTAAAGGTAATACAGACATAGCTGATGCAGTTAAATCTATATAA
- a CDS encoding peptidoglycan-binding protein, producing MLKTCKAMFMLTVLGFFMFAAPTFAEAAMGDRILANGSSGSDAAELQDYLMTKGVFPYHTSTGYYGDITEEAVKDFQRQRHLKVDGIAGPETYHAVQVLRKGDNGKHVTQIQNQLKEAGHYNGSVDGIYGAGTVDSVKDFQREQGLTVDGIAGPNTRSALDNIADRDTEAGKTLTVESTAYTASCDGCSGVTRMGLDLNKYSDAKVIAVDPSVIPLGSIVKVEGYGVAIAADIGSAINGNKIDVFIPNQDDAMQWGRKDVSVTIIE from the coding sequence ATGTTAAAAACATGCAAAGCGATGTTTATGTTAACAGTACTCGGCTTCTTCATGTTTGCCGCACCGACATTTGCAGAAGCTGCCATGGGAGACCGTATTCTAGCAAATGGCTCATCAGGGTCAGATGCTGCAGAATTACAGGATTATCTGATGACAAAAGGAGTTTTCCCATATCATACATCAACCGGGTATTATGGGGACATTACGGAAGAAGCAGTTAAAGATTTTCAACGACAACGTCATTTAAAAGTAGATGGAATTGCAGGTCCTGAAACATATCATGCTGTCCAAGTCCTGCGAAAAGGGGATAATGGGAAGCATGTCACTCAAATTCAGAACCAGCTCAAAGAAGCAGGCCATTATAACGGTAGTGTAGACGGTATTTATGGCGCTGGTACAGTGGATTCCGTTAAGGATTTTCAACGAGAACAAGGATTAACAGTAGACGGTATTGCAGGTCCTAATACAAGATCGGCGTTGGATAACATTGCAGATCGTGACACAGAAGCAGGAAAAACACTAACAGTTGAAAGTACAGCTTATACTGCTAGTTGTGATGGTTGCTCAGGTGTGACCAGAATGGGACTTGATTTAAATAAATATTCTGATGCAAAAGTAATTGCAGTAGACCCTAGTGTCATTCCATTGGGCTCTATCGTAAAAGTAGAAGGGTATGGTGTAGCAATCGCAGCTGATATCGGAAGTGCGATTAATGGTAATAAAATTGATGTCTTCATTCCAAATCAAGATGATGCGATGCAATGGGGACGCAAAGATGTAAGTGTAACAATAATTGAATAA
- a CDS encoding YitT family protein, with translation MNMTTLSKKRRSKLRMVARAILIILGGFIAAYGLESVLIPNNVSDGGITGISIVGSQVFSWPLGVFITVLNIPFVYLGYKQIGKSFAFYSVIGILSLSIGTSLMHHISPIIEGDTLLITVVGGVILGFGMGLALRNGGALDGIDMLAVLLSRKLPFGTSDLILFLNLFVFIIVSTVFGLQGAILSAIAYYIASKVIHIVEEGLSGSKTFTIISSKPELVVETIRDRLGRGATYTLAMGGYSNEKFKEITCIINRLEESKLKEIINEIDPGAFVAIYDVSEVKGGNFKKRDIH, from the coding sequence ATGAACATGACAACTTTATCGAAGAAAAGGCGCAGTAAACTTCGGATGGTTGCTAGAGCCATTCTTATCATACTTGGAGGATTTATAGCGGCATATGGTTTGGAATCGGTATTAATTCCAAATAATGTGTCAGACGGTGGCATAACCGGAATAAGTATTGTCGGCTCACAGGTGTTTTCCTGGCCATTGGGTGTATTTATTACGGTATTGAATATTCCTTTTGTCTATTTGGGTTATAAGCAAATTGGTAAAAGTTTTGCGTTTTATTCTGTGATCGGAATTTTGTCACTCTCGATTGGAACAAGTCTTATGCATCACATTTCTCCGATTATAGAAGGAGATACGTTATTAATTACTGTAGTTGGTGGCGTGATACTTGGATTTGGAATGGGGCTTGCTCTCCGTAATGGCGGTGCGCTTGATGGTATTGATATGTTAGCCGTACTACTTTCAAGAAAGCTTCCGTTTGGAACAAGTGATTTAATTCTATTTTTGAATTTATTTGTCTTTATTATCGTTTCGACCGTCTTTGGTTTGCAGGGTGCTATTTTATCAGCAATTGCTTATTATATTGCGTCCAAAGTTATCCATATTGTCGAAGAAGGTCTGAGTGGATCCAAAACGTTTACCATTATTTCTTCCAAGCCTGAATTAGTTGTGGAGACGATACGTGACCGATTAGGACGCGGTGCTACTTATACATTGGCAATGGGCGGTTATTCCAATGAGAAATTCAAAGAAATTACCTGTATTATTAACCGTTTGGAAGAAAGTAAATTGAAGGAAATTATTAATGAGATTGACCCAGGTGCATTTGTAGCCATTTATGATGTTTCGGAGGTAAAAGGCGGTAATTTCAAGAAAAGAGATATTCATTAA
- a CDS encoding Ger(x)C family spore germination protein → MKKIIIILSLFLLVGCWDRQELTDIGIVGAVAIDKADDNKGYTLTLQLLRPAAQSTQAPTPDQPFLMVSVSGENLAQLMRKVNNVIDRNGFYDHNKLVIISDKVAEEGLLPIIETFHRRKEIRSHAWLAIAKDEEARSILEKREPGISRVPANFLNGLFNTSNYYAISNTILNFFKVTLQAGNNPVIGTINIEKNENIGEMTTLEGGAVFKKDALIGFINAEETRAFNWIIADDESKSRGAFTLPLHNAENAEDVTLLMNDIDSKIIPVIKKGQLESFDITIYQKAELAGDQLTNNFKSKKQYHEYILKVEKQSEKFIKNKTNALIEKAQKDFKTDIFGFGETLYKNYPKVWDTMKDSWPDTFSNVPYKVNVTVDIKNSGLLQDSMEAKE, encoded by the coding sequence ATGAAAAAGATCATCATAATTCTATCACTATTCTTGTTAGTGGGGTGTTGGGATCGACAAGAATTAACAGATATTGGTATTGTTGGAGCCGTCGCTATTGATAAAGCGGATGATAATAAAGGATATACCCTTACCTTACAATTATTAAGACCAGCTGCACAGAGCACCCAAGCCCCTACACCAGATCAACCGTTTTTAATGGTATCTGTTTCTGGAGAGAATTTAGCACAATTAATGAGAAAGGTAAATAATGTGATTGATCGGAATGGATTTTATGATCACAATAAACTAGTTATTATTAGTGATAAGGTAGCAGAAGAAGGACTGCTTCCTATCATCGAAACCTTCCATCGCCGAAAGGAAATTCGATCCCATGCTTGGCTTGCTATTGCAAAAGACGAAGAAGCACGATCCATATTAGAAAAGAGAGAACCGGGCATTTCACGCGTACCAGCCAATTTTCTTAATGGACTGTTTAATACTTCCAATTATTATGCGATAAGTAACACAATATTAAATTTTTTTAAAGTGACACTGCAGGCTGGTAACAACCCTGTTATTGGAACCATTAATATTGAAAAAAACGAAAATATTGGTGAAATGACTACCCTTGAGGGAGGAGCAGTTTTTAAGAAAGATGCATTAATAGGGTTTATTAATGCAGAAGAAACAAGAGCCTTTAATTGGATCATCGCGGATGATGAGAGTAAAAGCAGGGGAGCCTTTACCCTTCCACTGCACAATGCAGAGAATGCTGAAGATGTTACGTTGCTAATGAATGATATTGATTCAAAAATCATTCCAGTTATAAAAAAAGGCCAACTAGAATCCTTCGATATCACTATTTATCAAAAGGCTGAATTAGCAGGTGATCAATTAACAAACAACTTTAAAAGTAAAAAACAGTACCATGAGTATATATTGAAAGTGGAAAAGCAATCTGAAAAGTTTATAAAAAACAAAACCAACGCTTTAATTGAAAAAGCACAAAAAGATTTTAAAACAGACATTTTTGGGTTCGGTGAAACACTTTATAAAAATTATCCAAAAGTTTGGGATACCATGAAAGATAGCTGGCCAGATACCTTCTCAAATGTTCCTTACAAGGTCAACGTAACTGTTGATATAAAGAATTCCGGGTTACTTCAAGACTCAATGGAGGCCAAAGAGTAA
- a CDS encoding DUF2087 domain-containing protein, protein MSNSERFWNATIDELSKGYVYEREEQEYVCLLCNQKFEDGIIYPIDDTLFEARRAVVHHIEATHISVFHYLIKLGKKNTGLSEHQQDLLLCFKEGLTDKEIVKQQNGGSTSTIRNHRFKLREREKQAKVFLTLMNLLDSTQQKQEKLVEFHKGATMVDDRYATTEEEKQKILNTYFKQGVDGALETFPSKEKRKIIVLQNIAKRFEMRKVYKEKEVNEILKEIYNDFVTIRRYLIEYGFLNRSKDCTEYWVKN, encoded by the coding sequence ATGTCTAATTCAGAACGTTTTTGGAATGCGACCATTGACGAGCTTTCAAAAGGTTATGTGTACGAACGAGAAGAACAAGAATATGTCTGTTTGTTATGTAATCAAAAGTTTGAAGATGGCATTATTTACCCAATTGATGACACTTTATTTGAAGCAAGAAGGGCTGTTGTACATCATATCGAAGCGACACATATTTCTGTCTTCCATTATTTAATCAAGTTAGGGAAAAAGAATACAGGACTGTCGGAACATCAACAGGACTTACTGCTTTGTTTTAAAGAAGGATTAACAGATAAAGAAATTGTCAAGCAGCAGAATGGCGGCAGTACTTCAACGATTCGCAATCATCGTTTTAAATTAAGAGAAAGGGAAAAGCAGGCAAAAGTATTTTTGACATTAATGAATTTGCTTGATTCTACACAACAAAAGCAAGAAAAATTAGTTGAATTTCATAAGGGGGCAACCATGGTGGATGATCGCTATGCAACGACCGAAGAGGAGAAGCAAAAAATATTAAACACTTATTTTAAACAAGGAGTAGACGGTGCATTGGAAACCTTTCCAAGTAAGGAAAAAAGAAAAATTATTGTTCTACAGAATATTGCCAAACGATTTGAAATGCGGAAAGTCTACAAGGAAAAAGAAGTGAACGAGATATTAAAAGAGATTTACAATGATTTTGTAACAATTCGTCGATATCTGATTGAATATGGTTTTCTTAATCGGAGCAAAGATTGTACCGAATACTGGGTGAAGAATTAA
- a CDS encoding cell wall hydrolase, giving the protein MPRVKYKSSDIDLMARMMRAEAEGEGKQGMLYVGNVIVNRAIADCLDFKDVRTIPQVIYQVQGGNYSFEAVQKGNLFYNRAREVEKRLAKKNLDYWRQHPGKYSLWYFNPYAPCPPTWYGQPFAGQFKNHCYYEPAAGTCDSVY; this is encoded by the coding sequence ATGCCAAGAGTAAAATATAAAAGCTCGGACATTGATTTGATGGCAAGAATGATGAGGGCAGAAGCCGAGGGCGAAGGAAAACAAGGTATGCTGTATGTCGGAAATGTCATTGTTAACCGTGCTATTGCAGATTGTTTAGATTTCAAGGATGTTAGGACGATTCCACAAGTTATTTATCAAGTCCAAGGTGGCAACTATTCATTTGAAGCGGTACAGAAGGGAAATTTATTTTATAACAGGGCAAGAGAAGTGGAAAAAAGGTTAGCGAAGAAAAATTTGGATTACTGGCGTCAGCATCCAGGTAAATATTCGCTATGGTATTTCAATCCTTATGCTCCATGCCCTCCGACATGGTATGGTCAGCCGTTTGCGGGGCAATTTAAAAATCATTGTTATTATGAACCCGCAGCCGGAACATGTGATAGTGTATACTAG
- a CDS encoding C40 family peptidase, which yields MANKKMVMSVTLGAAIASAVVGADEAEAASYKVQSGDSLWKIAHTYNTSVQALIDINKLSSNVIYPNQVLQTSSKTSSNNSNNTNNNNSQTNQSSTSVSKYTVKAGDTLSGIASKHKISLSNLMRWNDLDTTLIYPGNVFVVSKPNTNSGSNNNESSTSNNTSNKSDEESTATTVYTVKSGDTLSHISAKYSVTVANLKKWNKLSSDIIYIGQKLKVSSKVNSSDESSANSSNETPDNVDYNVTKLISLATSLKGTDYLWGGSTPSGFDCSGYIYYVYKQAGMQDIRRLSSAGYYDRSHYVNTPKVGDLVFFEGTYKSGISHMGIYIGDNQFIHASSSGVVVHSLDNSYWKKHFESFKRFY from the coding sequence ATGGCGAATAAAAAAATGGTAATGTCGGTGACGCTCGGTGCTGCAATTGCATCAGCGGTAGTTGGGGCAGATGAAGCTGAGGCTGCATCGTATAAAGTTCAGAGTGGGGATTCATTATGGAAGATTGCTCACACATATAATACGAGTGTTCAGGCGTTAATCGATATCAATAAGCTTTCGTCTAATGTTATTTACCCGAACCAAGTATTGCAAACTTCTTCTAAAACATCTAGTAATAATAGCAATAATACAAACAATAATAATAGTCAGACTAATCAATCTAGTACATCCGTTAGCAAATATACAGTAAAAGCCGGTGATACCCTTAGCGGAATCGCATCTAAACATAAAATCTCGCTTAGTAATCTGATGAGATGGAATGACTTAGATACGACGTTAATTTATCCTGGTAATGTATTTGTCGTGTCAAAACCGAATACAAATAGCGGTTCTAACAATAACGAATCATCAACATCCAACAACACATCGAACAAGTCAGACGAGGAGAGTACTGCTACAACTGTTTATACAGTTAAATCAGGAGATACACTTTCTCACATTAGTGCTAAGTATAGTGTTACTGTGGCAAATTTAAAGAAATGGAATAAATTAAGTTCAGATATTATTTATATTGGGCAGAAATTAAAGGTTAGCAGCAAGGTTAATTCCTCAGATGAAAGCTCGGCTAATTCTAGCAATGAAACACCAGATAATGTAGACTACAATGTTACCAAACTAATCAGTCTGGCAACAAGCTTAAAGGGAACGGATTATTTGTGGGGTGGCTCCACACCGAGTGGGTTTGATTGCAGCGGATACATATATTATGTATACAAACAAGCTGGCATGCAAGATATTCGTCGCCTTTCCAGTGCTGGCTACTATGATCGTTCTCATTATGTAAATACTCCTAAAGTGGGGGATTTAGTATTCTTTGAAGGTACTTATAAATCTGGTATATCCCATATGGGAATCTATATAGGAGATAATCAGTTTATCCATGCATCTTCCAGTGGAGTAGTGGTTCATAGTTTGGATAACTCCTATTGGAAAAAACATTTTGAGAGTTTTAAAAGATTTTATTAA
- a CDS encoding cytochrome c oxidase assembly protein codes for MTLWVFLMPLTWNIPVLFVLLASLICYLLLLRRLTVTVKQVLFMVSCLLLCGITFASPFAQLAHITFSTHMIQMSILYFIIPPLLLLGMPHTIHRIVSNTSIMRHRTSIISLLLFSVLFLLYHLPAMLQFLLQHPLLHNSYSLLLFALAISMWWPFVLLPTEKVERYAFFSGVFVMPACLLFVVMALLDLQSSQPFHQQLFAHLCLPDRTLASPVNTKIDQVMAGVIMLGMHKGATHLAIRGNDG; via the coding sequence ATGACGTTATGGGTGTTCTTGATGCCGTTAACTTGGAATATCCCTGTTCTATTCGTGCTTTTAGCGAGTTTGATATGTTACCTGCTTTTGCTAAGAAGGTTAACTGTAACAGTTAAGCAAGTCCTTTTCATGGTCTCCTGCTTATTATTGTGTGGAATTACCTTCGCAAGTCCGTTCGCACAACTTGCTCATATAACCTTTAGTACACACATGATTCAAATGAGTATCCTGTACTTTATTATTCCACCACTTCTGCTATTAGGAATGCCGCATACTATTCATCGTATCGTTTCCAATACAAGCATTATGAGGCATAGAACGTCGATCATTTCACTTCTGCTCTTTTCAGTATTATTTCTGTTATACCATCTTCCGGCTATGCTCCAGTTTTTATTACAACATCCCCTTTTGCATAACAGTTACAGCCTCCTGCTTTTTGCTTTAGCGATTAGCATGTGGTGGCCATTTGTATTGTTACCAACAGAAAAAGTGGAACGATATGCATTTTTTAGCGGGGTTTTCGTCATGCCTGCATGTCTTCTTTTTGTGGTGATGGCATTGCTTGACCTTCAATCTTCTCAGCCGTTTCACCAGCAACTCTTTGCCCATCTTTGTCTGCCGGATCGTACACTAGCTTCTCCTGTTAACACGAAAATAGATCAAGTAATGGCAGGGGTTATCATGCTCGGAATGCATAAGGGAGCAACTCATCTTGCCATTCGGGGGAATGACGGATAA
- a CDS encoding response regulator, with translation MIKGFEIYTGSDGGEVLSIWQKNLFDLILLDILMREFDGFSVCERIREVSNVPIMMITAKREELNRVHGLNIGGRRLHCEAV, from the coding sequence TTGATAAAAGGCTTTGAAATTTATACAGGGAGTGATGGTGGGGAGGTTTTATCGATTTGGCAAAAGAATTTATTTGACCTAATTCTGCTCGATATATTGATGCGAGAGTTTGATGGCTTTTCGGTATGTGAGCGAATTCGTGAAGTGTCAAATGTTCCAATAATGATGATAACAGCAAAAAGGGAAGAACTAAACCGTGTGCACGGATTAAATATAGGGGGCAGACGACTACATTGTGAAGCCGTTTAG
- a CDS encoding spore germination protein — protein sequence MLNRVRQAFRHRRDTASDRSNQTNNACSIKNNTNDNRAELSKLFYNSVDIKYREFEIGNQNPIQCFICYTEGLVNKDDINLFIMEPLLSSNSTNKIDQMSSSSVFSLIKNQTLTSTSVTEVVNLDDAISGILSGKTALFVNGENTALLVSTEGFAARKVEEPDTESTVRGSREGFNEVLNVNTSLIRRKISNPNLTFEEMTIGKQTQTKVRIGYISGIANPKVVEEVKKRLNEIDTDTILESGYIEQFIEDNPYSIFPTIGNSEKSDKVAGKILEGRVAIFCNGTPFVLTVPHLLIEIFQVPEDYYSRPFLVSIMRLFRLAAFFLTLITPAFFVAIATYHHEMVPAFLLVTMAAAEEKVPFPVFLEAIMMIVIFEILREAGVRMPRPIGSAISIVGALVIGEATVQAGLISAPMVIVVALTAITGFVVSAINDAIIIIRFFLLILAGTLGFYGLLMGLLVIIGHLCSLRSFGSPFLAPFGPVILSEWKDAFIRMPLKSLTFRPQTITWKRSRRQGFKNPLRPPKYNKKD from the coding sequence ATGTTGAATAGAGTTCGCCAAGCTTTTCGTCATCGAAGAGATACAGCTTCTGATAGAAGTAACCAAACAAATAATGCATGCTCCATTAAAAACAACACAAATGATAATCGAGCAGAATTAAGCAAATTATTTTATAACAGTGTGGACATCAAATACAGAGAATTTGAAATTGGAAACCAGAACCCGATACAATGTTTCATTTGTTATACAGAAGGGTTAGTGAATAAAGACGATATCAATCTTTTCATTATGGAACCCTTATTGAGTTCAAATTCAACTAACAAAATAGATCAAATGTCTTCTAGCTCTGTTTTTTCGCTAATCAAAAATCAAACACTAACGTCAACAAGTGTGACAGAAGTTGTTAATCTGGACGATGCTATCAGCGGCATATTGTCAGGCAAAACAGCTTTATTCGTCAACGGAGAAAATACTGCACTATTAGTATCAACTGAAGGTTTTGCAGCAAGAAAAGTAGAAGAACCCGATACTGAATCAACGGTAAGGGGATCGCGAGAAGGATTTAATGAAGTTTTAAATGTTAATACTTCATTAATCAGAAGAAAAATTAGCAACCCTAATTTAACATTTGAAGAAATGACAATAGGGAAGCAAACGCAAACAAAGGTCAGAATTGGCTATATTTCAGGAATTGCTAATCCAAAAGTAGTAGAAGAAGTAAAAAAAAGATTAAACGAAATTGATACAGACACTATATTAGAATCTGGTTATATCGAGCAATTTATTGAAGATAATCCGTACTCTATCTTCCCTACAATTGGAAATAGTGAAAAATCAGATAAAGTTGCCGGGAAAATATTAGAAGGCAGAGTTGCTATATTCTGTAATGGGACACCTTTCGTTTTAACTGTTCCTCATTTATTGATTGAAATATTCCAAGTTCCCGAAGACTATTATTCACGCCCTTTTCTTGTGTCTATCATGCGTCTATTTAGACTTGCAGCATTTTTCTTAACGTTAATTACTCCTGCATTCTTTGTTGCAATTGCCACCTACCATCATGAAATGGTTCCAGCTTTTCTACTTGTAACAATGGCCGCTGCTGAGGAAAAAGTTCCATTTCCCGTCTTCTTAGAAGCGATTATGATGATTGTTATATTTGAAATATTAAGGGAAGCTGGGGTCCGAATGCCACGGCCAATCGGTTCAGCTATCAGTATTGTCGGTGCATTGGTAATTGGAGAAGCTACCGTGCAGGCTGGACTTATAAGTGCACCAATGGTTATTGTTGTAGCACTTACAGCCATCACTGGGTTTGTAGTTTCTGCCATAAACGATGCGATTATTATTATTCGATTCTTTCTACTCATCCTAGCAGGAACGCTAGGTTTTTATGGTTTATTAATGGGTCTCCTTGTCATCATTGGTCATCTATGTTCATTACGTTCATTTGGTTCTCCTTTTTTGGCACCATTTGGGCCTGTAATTCTAAGCGAGTGGAAAGATGCATTTATAAGGATGCCATTGAAGTCTTTAACATTTAGACCTCAAACCATAACCTGGAAGAGATCACGAAGACAAGGGTTTAAGAATCCACTCAGACCTCCTAAATATAACAAGAAGGACTGA
- a CDS encoding ZinT family metal-binding protein produces MNVSFLKGLALFVLSSILLISGCQASGGTEDEAAASETAVDSETESSSDNHEHSHAHGEETEEIYNGYFEDSQVDDRPLSDWEGDWQSVYPYLEDGTLDEVFAHKAEHEGDKTAEEYKQYYKTGYQTDVDRIVIQGNNVTFYRDSEELTGEYVYDDYEILNYEAGNRGVRYVFKLKDEADGLPSYIQFSDHSIYPTEAGHYHLYMGDDREALLDELSNWPTYYPSEMDGHDIAHEMMAH; encoded by the coding sequence ATGAATGTTAGCTTTTTGAAGGGACTAGCGCTATTTGTGCTAAGTTCGATACTGCTTATATCGGGGTGTCAAGCTTCTGGTGGAACGGAGGATGAGGCAGCGGCAAGTGAAACAGCTGTAGATTCAGAAACAGAGAGTTCTTCTGATAACCATGAACATAGTCATGCACATGGCGAAGAAACGGAAGAAATTTATAATGGTTATTTTGAAGACAGTCAAGTCGACGATCGCCCGCTTTCTGATTGGGAAGGAGATTGGCAATCGGTCTATCCTTATTTAGAAGATGGTACACTTGATGAGGTTTTCGCCCATAAAGCAGAGCATGAGGGTGATAAGACTGCTGAGGAATATAAGCAGTATTATAAGACAGGATATCAAACGGATGTTGATCGTATTGTAATCCAAGGAAATAATGTAACATTCTATAGGGACAGTGAAGAACTTACTGGAGAATATGTGTATGATGACTATGAAATTCTAAATTATGAAGCAGGCAATAGAGGTGTTCGATATGTTTTTAAACTGAAAGATGAAGCGGATGGACTTCCCTCATATATACAATTCAGCGATCACAGTATTTATCCGACAGAAGCTGGCCATTACCATTTATATATGGGTGACGACAGGGAGGCTTTATTAGATGAGCTAAGTAACTGGCCTACATACTATCCTTCAGAGATGGATGGACATGACATAGCTCATGAAATGATGGCACATTAA